Genomic window (Brachionichthys hirsutus isolate HB-005 unplaced genomic scaffold, CSIRO-AGI_Bhir_v1 contig_261, whole genome shotgun sequence):
ACGAGTTCGGTATTTGATACTCTTTATGAAGCAGGctcctgtccgtccgtccgtccgtaaACTGAGTTACTTTCTGCAGAGGCTCCAGACTCATTGAATCATTGCtgtgtcctttgtcctttgtcctttgtcctttggcCATGTCTACTTCACCAACATGTGTCCTTCACAGTGTGTAGACCTGTTTGCCCCTCACTTGGGGTGGGACCCCATCATAAAGTGTGTGAACGGGGATCTTGGAAACCAGCTGATGCATCAGAATGCCTTGAAAACCAACGCCCTGGTTCCTCCACACCAGTTTGTCCCCTGGGTCACCGTTAACGGGGTAAGAGCCCGTTTGGTTTAGGTAGGCGTGCCCCAccgatcggctccagcacgaccttcAGCCCCGTAACGGACAacgcggttcagaagatgaatggatggatggcattttttatttatttattttaacattttgttctcCCTTCACCATTAAGCCatgattacatgtttttggaaccCATCACTGACGATCAGTTGGAGCAGAGTGGAGCCTGttagtcatttacaaacacgtTATTAATGACCTCTTCAACACTGTATAGAAATGAAGCCTGTCTTCTTAAAAGGCACATTCATGAGTTAGTGTTTGTCCACGCTTCTTCTTGTTTCTGTGAGCAGCTTTCGGTAAATGCAGCCTCTGGTTGATTTAtttccaggttcacacagaggagctgcaaaAAGAAGCCACGTCTTCTCTCTTCACGCTGGTCTGTAGGATGTTCAAGGTGCAGTTAATGCCACTCACACACGGGTCAGGCGTTGCATTTGGGTTGTGTGTGACTGACTGGGATCACACTGAGAATGGATCTTTGGCCTGTTTTTCCCAGGGTGCCAGGACTCCGGCCTGTGGGGGGAGCCAGGGAGGATACAAAAGCTCCTTCCTCTCggcggagcagagggaggatccCGCAGCAATACTGGACGCCCTGGAGAGGTACTTCAAGCCGGCAAGAAACATCATCTACGAAAGATACTTGTTTGGATGTTACAAACAAGAGGAGAGCAAGACAATAGATGCCTTTGTGACCAGGCTGAGGGAGAAAGCATCAACGTCCCAGTCTGGAGCCGTAGCCCTCATGTCCATAAGCTGGATGctgcactcaacagcacactgcggactgtctccggatgcctacgtgccactccaaccaaccagctgccggtccttgctggaatcgccccagcagagatcaggcgagacGCAGCCAAACTAGCTATCGCTtggaaggcacatctgagcgaatcccaccttctccacaaggttgtcatggagacaccacatcaCACCCGCCTCAAGTCCCGTCGCCCTTTTGCCACACAGGCCCAAGAACTGCTTCACACGACACCAGCTGACATACCgaaggaatcctgggtgaaggccagatggagggacgAGTGGAAGGGggcagtaccatccaggctccaccgctgcatcgaggatccaacagatgttcctggccaggacctgccccgcaaggagcggaataccctcaaccggctgcggacaggagttggacgctttgctgcaacaatgcagaagtggggaCCCATCACAGTctgtggaccacgtgctgaccagctgccccacATACCGCCcaccaaatggtgatcagggcttaattaACTTGGACgatgacacactggactggcttgctgcaacagagctgaaggtctaagggCATACGAcaggggcgacggtggcgcattGGTTGAGAGGGTCGATCCCCGgctcgatccccggctcaggcacatgtgtacactgtcgttgtgtccttaggcaagacacttcacccgcattgcccgggcgcatgcgcacgctgcgaccagcagcagagtgtaactgctgtaagccaaatctACCTAAGTCACCTTACAGAAGAAGACACTCAATGCTCACGGAACCTGATCACGCTGCTTCCAAACAACCAGCCAAACAGTTCAAAGCAAGACAGAATGattcaaacagagcagcagaacacaacTGCAGGTATTGTGGCAACGCCCACATGAGAGGCAGGGACTACTGTCCTGCTTTTgggaagaaatgcaaaatgtgtgGGACTAATAACCATTTTGCAAAAGTCTGCATGAAAAGCAAAGGGGGCAGCACCACAGGTAAAGTGCTCTGCATGGATGGGGAGTCGGGGGAGAGCAGCGATGAGTCGAATCTGAACATGATTGAGTCAGTGCAGTGGggcagacaaaaggaaagaagtgGTTTGTCACATTAAAGCTTAACAACAAATCACAGAGGTGCCAGTTAGACTCTGGAGCCACCTGTAACATAATGACGCTCAAAGATCAGAAGAGGCTCGCACCCAAGGCAAATGCCAGCCTCAGACTGTACTCGGGAGAGATCATTGAATCGCTTGGAATATTTGATACAGAATGCACGGTTCGAGGAGAGAAGCACAAGCTCACATTTGAAGTTGTTATGAAAGGGCAGCTGCCTCTCTTGTCCGGTGACACCTGTGAACGTCTGGGCTTCATACCTGTTATGATACCAGATGATGCGCTTGGTACGGACGCTCTGCTGCCACCACGGCATTTGACAAAAGACTGTGAGATTAGGAAGTACAGCGATGTACTTCATTCACCAGTGGAGGCAGTGCTTGGGGAAGTACATTTTGACCTAGATCCTGACATAAAGCCGGTGCAATGTGCGCCCCGCAATGTCCCCATTGCTCTGAAATCCACAATTAAGGCCCAGCTTGACAAGTATGAGGCTGAGGGGCACATGGCACCCATTTCAGGTCCAACAGACTGGATCAGTAACATG
Coding sequences:
- the LOC137914015 gene encoding GILT-like protein 1, producing the protein MKAPTLLILVIWFNVQPSSCPHPAGRGRSSVDSALHCGEKPYGQRYNFACQHGEQECLGNMIQTCLLNMTDMAFPIIFCMESSSNVTKAAKSCVDLFAPHLGWDPIIKCVNGDLGNQLMHQNALKTNALVPPHQFVPWVTVNGVHTEELQKEATSSLFTLVCRMFKGARTPACGGSQGGYKSSFLSAEQREDPAAILDALERYFKPAQELLHTTPADIPKESWVKARWRDEWKGAVPSRLHRCIEDPTDVPGQDLPRKERNTLNRLRTGVGRFAATMQKWGPITARHFTRIARAHAHAATSSRV